Proteins encoded together in one Anguilla anguilla isolate fAngAng1 chromosome 9, fAngAng1.pri, whole genome shotgun sequence window:
- the LOC118236647 gene encoding coagulation factor IX-like, producing MSPHNGMARIFLLFFICGLLLENWLYCGATLFLPQHAAESVLKRHKRYNTGRLEEVMKDNLERECIEERCDWEEAREVFENREKTMEFWVSYIDGDQCESSPCQNGAKCEDSMSSYLCWCPVGYTGKNCEIETLRQCDVRNGGCMHICHSDVVRGVSCDCAVGYSLDQDGRTCTPEGKFPCGKLGISIVAANSDTRSVYARPPEMGESSNDTIHSPPLLNATAGPSKPTANSTTPSPTSATTATTARPPPGEVPDAAFFPTLPTIVTKENQDHRIVGGNEVIPGEIPWQVALMDKRTLLGFCGGAILSDLWVITAAHCLLEGKVDSIFVRVGEHNVHKKEGTEGDYEIAEKHVHPHYNKAQSQYNHDVALLRLQKPIAFSDFALPVCLGPKEFTEALLRADSKSVVSGWGKVRFEGVESPVLQKVEVPYVDRTQCKGSSNDRITRFMFCAGYATEKRDSCQGDSGGPHTTKQGDTWFLTGIISWGEECAKEGKYGIYTRVSRYYTWISHTTGLKKGTSNEDQEQ from the exons ATGTCTCCCCATAACGGAATGGCGAGAATTTTCCTTCTGTTCTTCATCTGTGGGCTGCTGCTGGAGAACTGGCTTTATTGTGGAG CCACTCTATTCCTGCCCCAGCATGCAGCAGAGTCTGTACTGAAGAGACACAAGCGCTACAACACAGGCCGGCTAGAGGAGGTGATGAAGGACAACTTGGAGCGCGAGTGCATTGAGGAGAGGTGTGACTGGGAGGAGGCCAGAGAAGTGTTTGAGAACAGGGAGAAAACG ATGGAATTCTGGGTCAGTTACATAG ATGGGGACCAGTGCGAGTCTTCGCCATGTCAGAACGGGGCCAAGTGTGAGGACAGCATGAGCTCTTATTTGTGCTGGTGCCCGGTTGGATACACTGGAAAGAACTGCGAAATAG AGACACTGAGGCAGTGTGATGTGAGGAACGGGGGCTGCATGCACATCTGCCACTCTGATGTAGTGCGCGGGGTGTCATGTGACTGCGCTGTTGGCTACAGCCTGGACCAAGACGGAAGAACCTGCACACCCGAAG GAAAATTCCCCTGCGGCAAACTAGGGATAAGCATAGTGGCAGCTAATTCTGACACTCGGTCCGTCTACGCCCGGCCCCCAGAGATGGGGGAGAGCAGCAATGACACGATacactccccccctctcctcaaCGCCACCGCTGGGCCCAGCAAGCCCACGGCCAATTCGACCACCCCCTCTCCAACCAGCGCGACCACAGCGACCACAGCGCGCCCGCCCCCGGGCGAGGTCCCAGACGCGGCCTTCTTCCCAACCCTGCCCACCATCGTCACCAAGGAGAACCAGGACCACCGCATTGTGGGGGGCAATGAGGTCATCCCTGGAGAGATCCCCTGGCAG GTGGCTCTGATGGACAAACGGACCTTGCTGGGCTTCTGCGGGGGGGCCATCCTGAGCGATCTGTGGGTCATCACCGCTGCCCACTGCTTGCTGGAAGGCAAAGTTGACTCCATCTTCGTAAGAGTTG GTGAGCACAACGTGCACAAAAAGGAGGGGACGGAGGGCGACTACGAGATCGCCGAGAAGCACGTGCACCCGCACTACAACAAGGCCCAGAGCCAGTACAACCACGACGTCGCGCTGCTGCGCCTGCAGAAGCCCATCGCCTTCTCCGACTTCGCGCTGCCCGTCTGCCTGGGCCCCAAGGAGTTCACCGAGGCCCTCCTGCGCGCGGACTCCAAGTCGGTGGTGAGCGGCTGGGGGAAGGTGCGCTTCGAGGGGGTGGAGTCGCCCGTCCTGCAGAAGGTGGAGGTGCCGTACGTGGACCGCACGCAGTGCAAGGGGAGCAGCAATGACCGCATCACGCGCTTCATGTTCTGCGCCGGCTACGCCACGGAGAAGCGGGACTCGTGCCAGGGGGACAGCGGCGGCCCGCACACCACCAAGCAGGGGGACACCTGGTTCCTCACCGGCATCATCAGCTGGGGCGAGGAGTGCGCCAAGGAAGGCAAGTACGGCATCTACACGCGCGTGTCCCGGTACTACACCTGGATCTCCCACACCACCGGCCTCAAAAAGGGCACTTCCAACGAGGACCAAGAACAATAA